Proteins from a single region of Paramormyrops kingsleyae isolate MSU_618 chromosome 9, PKINGS_0.4, whole genome shotgun sequence:
- the ptpn6 gene encoding tyrosine-protein phosphatase non-receptor type 6 → MVRWFHRNISGLEAETLLKARGVHGSFLARPSKKNQGDFSLSVRVDDTVTHIRIQNTGDYYDLYGGEKFATLSELVDYYTTEHGVLQDKDGTLIELKYPLNSSDPTTERWYHGHLSGPNAEKLLVGRKEPGTFLVRESLSKPGDYVLSALTDEFGPSGERRVSHIKIICQNDKYTVGGSEKFDSLSDLVEHYKRKGIEELSGTWVFLKQPYYSTRVNVSDIENRVKVLDQTAAGTENSGDGDKKSKAGFWEEFDALQKHEAKVKKSRNEGMRPENKSKNRYKNILPFDETRVALHSRDPTIVGSDYINSNYVKNKLCDTGNPKVYIATQGCLATTVNDFWQMVWQECSRVIVMTTREVEKGRNKCVPYWPELEGSKEVGPYLVTCLSERDASDYKIRVLEISPLDQSDVPRRIWHYQYLSWPDHGVPQEPGGVLSFLTQVNAKQMEFHDAGPMIIHCSAGIGRTGTILVIDMLVDIIDAKGMDCDIDISKAILMVREQRSGMVQTEAQYKFIYLAMLQYIETTKTKLHASKELETEYGNLSLQPKHQKASRKVSNNKEDVYENLGMKGKKDVKKQKSQEKKSGSVRKK, encoded by the exons ATGGTTCG GTGGTTCCACAGAAACATCTCCGGCCTGGAAGCCGAGACCTTGCTGAAGGCCAGGGGAGTCCACGGCAGCTTCCTGGCCCGGCCCAGCAAGAAGAACCAGGGAGACTTCTCCCTTTCGGTCAG GGTGGACGACACGGTGACCCACATCCGTATCCAGAACACAGGTGACTACTACGACTTGTACGGGGGAGAGAAGTTTGCCACCCTGTCTGAGCTCGTGGATTACTACACCACGGAGCACGGCGTGCTGCAGGACAAGGACGGCACCCTCATCGAACTCAAGTACCCGCTGAACAGCTCTGACCCCACCACAGAGAG GTGGTACCATGGGCACCTCTCTGGTCCAAACGCAGAAAAGCTGCTGGTGGGGCGCAAAGAACCGGGGACCTTCCTGGTGCGTGAGTCACTCTCTAAGCCCGGAGACTACGTGCTGTCCGCCTTGACCGATGAGTTTGGGCCCAGTGGGGAGCGGAGGGTCTCCCACATCAAGATCATATGCCAG AATGATAAATACACAGTGGGGGGATCAGAGAAATTTGATTCCCTGAGTGACCTGGTGGAACACTATAAACGCAAGGGTATTGAGGAGCTTTCAGGAACCTGGGTCTTCCTTAAGCAG CCATACTACTCGACCAGGGTGAACGTGTCAGACATCGAGAACCGAGTCAAGGTGCTGGATCAGACAGCGGCGGGCACAGAGAACAGTGGGGACGGTGACAAGAAGAGCAAAGCGGGCttttgggaggagtttgat GCTCTGCAGAAGCATGAAGCCAAGGTAAAGAagagcagaaatgagggaatgAGGCcagaaaacaagagcaaaaaccGATACAAGAATATCCTTCCGT TTGACGAGACGAGGGTGGCGTTGCATTCACGTGACCCAACCATTGTTGGTTCTGACTACATCAACAGCAACTATGTGAAG AATAAGTTGTGTGACACTGGGAACCCGAAGGTGTACATCGCTACTCAGGGCTGCCTGGCGACCACCGTGAATGACTTCTGGCAGATGGTGTGGCAGGAATGCTCACGAGTGATCGTCATGACAACACGGGAGGTCGAGAAGGGCCGG AACAAATGCGTGCCGTACTGGCCTGAGTTGGAAGGCTCCAAAGAGGTTGGCCCATATCTGGTCACGTGTTTGTCAGAAAGAGACGCTTCTGACTACAAGATCCGGGTACTTGAGATCTCACCCTTGGACCAG TCTGATGTTCCCCGTCGGATTTGGCACTACCAGTACCTGAGCTGGCCAGACCACGGTGTGCCCCAGGAGCCAGGTGGTGTGCTGAGCTTTCTCACCCAAGTAAATGCCAAACAGATGGAGTTCCACGATGCTGGACCCATGATCATCCACTGCAG TGCTGGAATTGGTCGCACTGGAACCATATTGGTCATTGACATGTTGGTAGACATCATTGATGCTAAAG GCATGGACTGTGACATCGACATCTCCAAGGCCATCCTGATGGTGCGGGAGCAGCGATCTGGCATGGTCCAGACGGAGGCTCAGTACAAGTTCATCTACCTAGCCATGTTGCAGTACATCGAGACCACAAAGACCAAGTTGCATGCCAGCAAG GAACTCGAGACTGAGTACGGCAACCTGTCTCTGCAGCCGAAGCACCAGAAAGCCAGCCGCAAAGTCTCCAA CAATAAGGAAGACGTGTATGAGAATCTCGGCATGAAGGGGAAGAAAGACGTGAAGAAGCAGAAGTCACAAGAGAAGAAGAGTGGCTCTGTGCGGAAAAAATAG
- the rbp5 gene encoding retinol-binding protein 5 produces the protein MTPNLTGFYKMVSQENMDAYLQALDINIALRKIVCLLKPNKEIIHDPDTGHMIIRTLTTFRNFNMDFTLGQEFSEDLGPVDGRMCQTTVDWEGNKLVCVQKGEKENRGWTHWLEGDLLHLEMRVQDVVAKQVFRKVQ, from the exons ATGACACCAAATCTAACAGGCTTCTACAAGATGGTCTCTCAGGAGAATATGGATGCTTACCTACAAGCActag ATATTAATATTGCTTTGCGAAAGATAGTTTGCCTACTGAAGCCTAACAAAGAGATTATCCATGACCCTGACACTGGTCACATGATCATCCGTACTCTCACCACCTTTCGCAACTTCAATATGGACTTCACCCTCGGACAGGAGTTTTCAGAGGACCTCGGCCCCGTGGATGGACGAATGTGTCAG ACCACGGTGGACTGGGAGGGGAACAAACTGGTGTGTGTGCAGAAGGGAGAGAAGGAGAACAGGGGATGGACTCATTGGCTGGAGGGGGATCTGCTGCACCTG GAGATGAGGGTGCAAGATGTGGTTGCCAAGCAGGTGTTCAGGAAGGTGCAGTAG